The following is a genomic window from Strix aluco isolate bStrAlu1 chromosome 3, bStrAlu1.hap1, whole genome shotgun sequence.
AGCAGTTGATGATGTTGAGGAGTGGAGTGGAGCTGCTCCAGGACACATAAAGCAGGTTATAAAGCAAGGCAGAGAGAGGCAGATATAGAGGCTCCTGGGGCAGCGAGGCTGACTGGCTCCTGGGGGCCACCGTGTGCTGTCGGGAAAGCATGGCAACCTCGGATGCCTACGAATCTGTCCGGGGCAGTGGGTCATGCTGGCAGGTACAGGGGCCAAGGATGGGTTGGAGACTTCAGGTCACTAGGGACACAAAATCTCCCAGGGTACAGCTAGCTTCTCTTCCCACACTTTTCCTGCCAAAGCATCGTGACCCAAACAATTTTTGGATGTGAGAGTGTAAACAGCCAGGCTGTACCCTGTGAAACTATGCATTGTGTTCAATATCTAAAATGCCCATTTTCTAGGACAGAGCTAAGCAGGTAACCCAGCCTTCAGGGTCAGAGGGGGAGCCCTGCACAGCAGGGGAACTAAGATGCTTGTTAAGAAAAACATCTTCCACAATGTGCTGGACCTTTTGCTCTGCATAACAAGTTTGCTTCCCGTGCGATTTGCTTCCGCTGCCCAGGCAGTGACAGACCTCATTGCTGGAGATCCTGATGTTCAAACAACCCTTTTGGTCGTGGTACCTAAAAGCCAGTTTCCCCAAAACTCCAACTTTTGCCTCTGACATGATGGAAAACTAGACGGTTGCCTCACTCCCTCAGGTTTCATTGAAAAAACCTTATCTCAGATTACTACAGCCCAAACACCAGCGCTGTACATACAGATCGCTCTCTTGCCCTTTGCTCTTGTGCTGATGATGGGGTAGTGGCTGttgaaatacttttcaaaaatctGTCGTCATAATGAAGGCTAATGATTTTCTAAATCTTCACCTTAGTCTTGGTTGTGTACAGCAGTTAGTCTTCAATTAGCTGCCCCAGGGGGGTGATGTTACATTTTGCATGGGTATTTGATAGCCTGACAAGGGTGTCCAGCAGGGATATTGGTGACATGGGATATGTTATTTCCAAATGCAGGTAGGCTCTGGCTCTGCATCCTGGAGATGGCAGCACCCAAGGTTGCAGTGGTTGGCGCGGGAGTCATTGGCCTGTCCACAGCACTGTGCATTGTGGAGACTTGTCCCAGCTGCTCTGTGACGGTCCTTTCAGAGCAGTTCAGCCCCAACACAACGAGCGACGTCGCAGCCGGGATGCTCATCCCTCACACCTACCCAGGTGCGTGCAACCCGGCCTGGTGCTGCCCATGGGCACCTCATGGACCGGCGTGCCTGGGTGCGCAGCGAGGCACAGAGGTTCAGGAAGAAAAGTGCCATGACCTGTGTTCCCCGTCTGTCCTGTCTCCTCGGCACTGACTTGTACACTTGTCTTTGCATTATTCTTCTatgcatgtttggttttgtttacatGCAGGCACACCAATCCATGTGCAGAAGCAGTGGTTCAAAGAGACCTTCACTTACCTTTTTGCCATCAGCAATTCAGCCGAGGCATCAGAGGCTGGCATTCACCTGGTCTCTGGGTAAGGACAGCCCCTGCCCCGAGCAGCTTTTGGTACGTTTGTGCtgtgtgctggagcaggcagagaggTTTTCCTTGCTAGAGTTCAGGCGTAGTCTCTTCGTGGAGTAGCTCTTAGGACCATATTCCCAAGAAATTGCATTGCAGCTGCTCAGATACGATGTATTTTCAAGCAAAATCCACGCATAGGCGTGCAAATAGAAACCACTCAAGACTGGCCAGCACCAAATGTCTTTTAATAACTGATGTTTTCCATACTGTCATCCACCAGTTGCTTGCAGTAGGGGTGGTCTTCAGAGGGATGGGACTGCAGGATCTTCCAGCTTCAGCAACTCAGTATAGGGATGCAACTGGCggggggggaggtgtgtgtgtgtgtgtgcagtgttgGGGGTGTTTTATGCTGCCTATTATGTACAGAGAAATTCACCTCTTGGGAGTGTTGAGGCTGGGCACTCTGTAGCTTTATGGGTACACGAAAAAATGTGACCAGGTGTGCAAGTGGCCCTACATGAAGGTCCAGCCAGGGTGGCTGCAGCTGTGGTGGGGACACTGTGTGAGGGGACTTTGTACTTCTACAGCTGGAAGTAGTAGTATAGCTGGAAGATCTCTCTGCAGTTTGTTTATCCTGGTGTGTCACCCTCAAGCTCGGCTGTGGCAGCCCTCTGCCTGTTTGCCAAGGCGGTTATTGCAGCAGGACACAGCAATGTTTCCCCACTGCTCTTAATCCTGCAGAGCTGCACTGATAAGTGGGAACAGGTTCCTGAGTTCCTGGGTTTGTGCTAAGATTGCCATGACACATAACATGGCAGAGCAATAGTGGGCAAGCTTTGCAGCtttttctctgtgtccttttAGGTGGCAGGTCTTTAAAAACACTCCCAAGGAAGAGTTACCCTTCTGGTCAGATGTTGTCCTGGGATTTCGACCAATGTCCGAAGCAGAACTCCAAAAGTTTCCACAGCACCAATTTGGTCAGGCCTTTACGACACTGAAATGTGACTGTCCACCCTATCTGCTGTGGCTGGAGAAAAGGTTGGTCTTGCTGCAGGCTGCGTACAGAGAGAGAAACCCAGGCAGAGGGACTGGGGGCACACTGGGGACTCCTTGAGAGCCTTAGGTTTGAACAAAACTGGAAAAGGGCCATTTCTCACTGGGGAAAATGCAGCAAGCTCTTCCTTGGGGACAAGCACAAGAAATAAATATCCAATTTTTCCAAAATGTGAAAGGCCCCATTTATGAATGTCCACTTCCTACTACTGTGGCTGTACAGTGGGGCTTAGAGTAGGAGCGCCTCTGGGCATAGGACTGACATAGCCACAGGGGCCGTGCTTGGCCAGCCAGACCTTGAAGGTACATCGGGAACCCACCCATCGGGAACAGTGTCCTAAGAAAACAAGTAGGTGCTCCTCATTTGTCAAACTTCCTGAATAATATCCCTCTGTTCTTGAAGATACATCCAACCCCTGGGAGAATAGGCATGTCAGGGAAGATATCTTATCTGTGAAGACTTTGCACATCAGAAGTAGCTGGACCAATTAATCTCAAATTTGGTCAACTATTGCAATCATTTCTTAATCCAGTCAGGTGAAAAAAGGTCAAATAGCATCACCTTGTAACAAACCTTTTGGAAATGTTTGCCTGCGTAAAATGGGTGATGCACTCTGAGCAGTTGTGGCTTCACAGTTCATGCCTGAATTGACATGAAAGTTAGAAAATTTGCCAATTTCCAAATTTCCAAGTTTCCCCAAAATACATGGATTTTGAGAACTGTAGGAGAGTCAGGATGCAGATCTAAAAAGGTTCTGACACCTGGGATGTGTATTTAATCCATTTAAGTACCCCTAAGGTGAGCAAATAGCTGTTTCTGCTTGAGAGCAAGCTGATTTGGGATTAAGTAAAGAGACGTGTACCGACACTGTGGTACAAATTGCCAGCTCAGCCGGTTGCTTGGATGCCTTTCATCTCactgcaaaatgtgaaaaaacGTTTCTTGTTCTagcagccagccaggctgggagTATTCCAGTGGCACCAGTGCCACGTGAGGTCTATGCTGTCTCCTCAGTGCACATGCTCTGTTACATTTCATTGCCTAACCGAATCAGAAATTTCTGCTGAAGCACAACTAAGTTGTACAACCCATTTAGTATCTGCCACGtgatttctgctctcttcttATTCCTGCTGTAGCCTTCTTATTTCTCAGAGGATGTAGTCTAATAAGATAAtcaagttgcttttctttctcttctctctggtgATGAGAAATAAGAGCGTATTAAGCATGTAACTAATTCTCAAATCCCTAGTGACCTGAGCAGTATTTATAGACCGTTCTCTTGGCAATCCACAAGGAAAATTGTTTTTGTGCCCACGCTGCTGGTCCAAAAATGGACTTCAGGAATTTTTTCCTGCTTGGTTGCCTGAATTCAGGAGTTTTCAGCAGGTTTTTTATTGGTATAATTTTACAGCATGATGGCAGAGTCCCAATTAAAACACTTATGAGCTCTCCCAGCAAGTtgcccaggcagagctgctgctgttcttcccagccagctccagcatCCTGCTGCACCAAACCCTGGAGCATCAGCTGAGCCCTGGATCCTTGGCTCACTCACTGCTCTGTGGGAAACCCCTGCCTTTATAGTGGGGTTGATCACTTTGCCAGATGCCAGAATATTGCAAAGGACAGGATTTCCCACTTAGTGCATGGTCATcacagccctgtctcctgactTGCTAATGCTAAAAGCCCCACTAAAGATCCCCAGCAACTGGATCTAGCTGACAGCATGCAGTGATTCCATCTCACGCCAATGTCTTTCCATGGGGAAGGGCTTCAAGCCTCAGGCAGGTTCAGGGTGGAATTTGGCTTGAAATTGAGCTCAAAGATGAACCTCAAGAAAGGGTGAATTTTGCTGAAGAGCAGACGCGGATGTATAGTGCTCTGAGCTGTCCCAGGTGACTCCTGGCTGCTGCTCTAGAAAGATACGAGTCTCCAGGAGGTCCCATGCCACATCTGCCCAGCCTGTGGGGACGTCTTGGGTACCCCAGGTCTTCGCACACGGCAGAAGATGGCTAAGTGTCTTCTGGTGTCAGGGAGGTGAGTTGGGAATGAATGCAACAGCATGTAACAGGCACATTAAAAGGAGTGGTGTAGTACAGCAGCACTGTCACTAGCAGAAGTAAGCTGGTGAATAAATCTGATGTTTTTCAGCTTGCTTGAGCTGTTAAAGCTTGGTACTGTTATAGAAATGCATCAGTGAGACCATGAGGACCTGACTGTCTGCCTAGGGTCTTATGCCAGACCCTTCTCTAATATTAATCAACTTGCTGTATCTTTTCTAGCCCAAACAAGGTAAAAAATAGTTTTGATGAGATCAAATCAGACAAATCACAAACAGAAACCCCATgatattttctttggtttttgtcccatctgttgtttggttttgattggTATGTTAAAGTCAATCCATCCCCTTTACTTAATGTGCATAATAATTACATGAGAGTTTAGGGGTTTCTTTTCTGCCTTACTTCTGGAGTCTTTGTACAGGTTGAAAGCAACTGGCGTCCAGATGTACACCAGAAAAGTTGCAGACTTGTGGGAGCTGCACAGTGAATATAACATCGTCGTCAACTGCACGGGCATTGGAGCCCACCAACTGGTGGGGGACAAGAAGCTCTTCCCTGTCAGGGGACAAGTACTCAAGGTTCATGCTCCTTGGGTAAAAAACTTCATCCGGGATGGGGATGGCATAACTTACATCTACCCAGGGATACACAGGATAACCATAGGGGGAACTAGGGAAAAGGAGAACTGGAATCTCTCCCCTGACCCTGGCACTACTAAAGACATCTTTGACAGATGCTGCTCCCTTGAGCCCTCACTGCAGGGAGCTCAGGATATCAAGGTGAAGGTGGGCCTGAGGCCATCCAGACAGTGTGTGAGACTGCAGAGAGAGGTATTGAGCCAAGGAGGAGTTAAGCTCCTGGTGGTCCACAACTATGGGCACGGGGC
Proteins encoded in this region:
- the DDO gene encoding D-aspartate oxidase isoform X1; its protein translation is MAAPKVAVVGAGVIGLSTALCIVETCPSCSVTVLSEQFSPNTTSDVAAGMLIPHTYPGTPIHVQKQWFKETFTYLFAISNSAEASEAGIHLVSGWQVFKNTPKEELPFWSDVVLGFRPMSEAELQKFPQHQFGQAFTTLKCDCPPYLLWLEKRGFFSALLLESLYRLKATGVQMYTRKVADLWELHSEYNIVVNCTGIGAHQLVGDKKLFPVRGQVLKVHAPWVKNFIRDGDGITYIYPGIHRITIGGTREKENWNLSPDPGTTKDIFDRCCSLEPSLQGAQDIKVKVGLRPSRQCVRLQREVLSQGGVKLLVVHNYGHGAGGFSVHRGTAKEAARLVRECIAALQGASSRAKL
- the DDO gene encoding D-aspartate oxidase isoform X2, translated to MAAPKVAVVGAGVIGLSTALCIVETCPSCSVTVLSEQFSPNTTSDVAAGMLIPHTYPGTPIHVQKQWFKETFTYLFAISNSAEASEAGIHLVSGWQVFKNTPKEELPFWSDVVLGFRPMSEAELQKFPQHQFGQAFTTLKCDCPPYLLWLEKRLKATGVQMYTRKVADLWELHSEYNIVVNCTGIGAHQLVGDKKLFPVRGQVLKVHAPWVKNFIRDGDGITYIYPGIHRITIGGTREKENWNLSPDPGTTKDIFDRCCSLEPSLQGAQDIKVKVGLRPSRQCVRLQREVLSQGGVKLLVVHNYGHGAGGFSVHRGTAKEAARLVRECIAALQGASSRAKL
- the DDO gene encoding D-aspartate oxidase isoform X3 produces the protein MSEAELQKFPQHQFGQAFTTLKCDCPPYLLWLEKRGFFSALLLESLYRLKATGVQMYTRKVADLWELHSEYNIVVNCTGIGAHQLVGDKKLFPVRGQVLKVHAPWVKNFIRDGDGITYIYPGIHRITIGGTREKENWNLSPDPGTTKDIFDRCCSLEPSLQGAQDIKVKVGLRPSRQCVRLQREVLSQGGVKLLVVHNYGHGAGGFSVHRGTAKEAARLVRECIAALQGASSRAKL